A region from the Syntrophorhabdales bacterium genome encodes:
- a CDS encoding SDR family NAD(P)-dependent oxidoreductase, with protein sequence MASAHYPPATVLLTGAAGFIGWETARRLFDRGIRVVGVDNLNDYYDVKLKLHRLDDLQQYADFSFHKIDIEDRSALEEVFQKNRIDAVINLAARAGVRYSVENPYVYISTNVQGTLNLLELMRNYKIDKLVLASTSSLYAGQQMPFSESLPVNTPISPYAASKKAAEAICYTYHHLFGTDVSILRYFTVYGPAGRPDMSPFRFIQWISEGNEVAVYGDGSQKRDFTYVTDIAEGTVKALKPVGYEIINLGNSQPHSLHQLITLVEDTLGKKARVNYLPFQKTDMEVTWADIAKASRLIGWKPRVTLEEGIKLTIDWHRANQHWLRHIATDLSK encoded by the coding sequence ATGGCATCTGCTCACTATCCTCCAGCCACCGTGCTGTTAACCGGAGCTGCCGGTTTCATCGGCTGGGAAACAGCCAGACGGCTTTTCGACCGAGGAATCCGTGTTGTAGGGGTCGATAACCTTAATGACTACTACGATGTGAAACTCAAGTTACACCGGCTAGATGATCTGCAGCAATATGCCGATTTCAGCTTCCACAAGATCGATATAGAAGATCGATCAGCTCTGGAAGAGGTCTTCCAAAAAAATAGAATTGATGCGGTAATCAACCTCGCGGCAAGGGCGGGAGTACGTTACAGCGTCGAGAATCCGTACGTATATATCTCTACAAATGTGCAGGGAACGCTGAACCTGTTGGAATTGATGAGGAACTACAAAATAGACAAACTTGTTCTGGCTTCCACTTCATCCCTTTACGCCGGGCAGCAAATGCCTTTCTCCGAGAGCCTTCCAGTAAATACCCCGATCTCACCTTACGCCGCCTCAAAGAAAGCGGCTGAAGCGATCTGCTATACGTATCATCACTTGTTCGGCACAGACGTGTCCATCCTGAGATACTTCACAGTATACGGCCCCGCAGGAAGGCCTGACATGAGTCCATTTCGCTTCATACAATGGATCAGCGAAGGAAACGAAGTCGCGGTCTATGGCGATGGTTCGCAGAAACGCGATTTTACCTACGTCACTGATATTGCCGAAGGTACGGTGAAAGCATTGAAACCCGTCGGATACGAAATCATCAATCTGGGGAACAGCCAACCGCATTCCCTTCATCAGTTGATAACGTTAGTGGAAGATACCCTTGGCAAAAAAGCTCGCGTGAACTATCTCCCGTTTCAGAAAACCGATATGGAGGTAACGTGGGCAGACATAGCCAAGGCATCTCGGCTTATAGGTTGGAAGCCCAGAGTCACCCTGGAAGAGGGCATCAAGCTCACGATAGATTGGCATAGAGCTAACCAGCATTGGCTGAGACATATAGCTACCGATCTTTCGAAATAA